The Myxococcus xanthus genome includes a region encoding these proteins:
- a CDS encoding head morphogenesis protein → MCLAAADSLLVIHEGRAVADTLLGDVLRLPVAKAMDVGTAAGMDRAVALLAARLRRAVGRADVDAMREAVAVLDVDWRATTAAQRRRLVAQAMEAAGRRTAVIPSRIQAPLGDAAEEVVASTRSHVRREQGLALAARFNAVDRRVAQHIVRTQGNFVRDEYGRRLDAFGEEARRLVAEGLEAGLGRSDIAESLERAARGALIERAPFYWEVVAASFVGQGRSFAQVSSYAEAGIRRYRIEAVLDEATTQVCRFLHGKTFSVGEALQRFERLESLERPEDVKQELPWVRERLDADTGRALLYVNRGGQETRLAEVLRSAAGTRDDVGEFRSLASDRQLAEAGVGFPPYHGLCRTTTLAVT, encoded by the coding sequence GTGTGCCTGGCCGCCGCTGACAGCCTGCTCGTCATCCACGAGGGGCGCGCGGTAGCGGACACCCTCCTGGGAGACGTCCTCCGGCTGCCAGTGGCCAAGGCCATGGACGTCGGCACCGCCGCGGGCATGGACCGCGCCGTGGCCCTGCTTGCCGCGCGCCTCCGTCGCGCCGTCGGGCGCGCGGATGTGGACGCCATGCGAGAGGCGGTGGCCGTCCTCGACGTGGACTGGAGGGCGACGACGGCGGCCCAGCGCAGGCGCCTCGTTGCCCAGGCCATGGAAGCCGCTGGCCGGCGGACAGCCGTCATCCCCTCTCGCATCCAGGCCCCCCTCGGTGACGCAGCCGAAGAGGTGGTGGCGTCCACCCGCAGCCACGTCCGACGCGAGCAGGGCCTCGCCCTCGCCGCCCGCTTCAACGCCGTGGACAGGCGCGTGGCCCAGCACATCGTCCGGACCCAGGGCAACTTCGTGCGGGACGAATACGGGCGCCGGCTGGACGCCTTCGGCGAGGAGGCCCGGCGTCTCGTGGCCGAGGGGCTGGAGGCCGGCCTCGGCAGAAGCGACATCGCCGAGTCCTTGGAGCGGGCCGCACGCGGCGCGCTCATCGAGCGGGCCCCCTTCTACTGGGAGGTGGTGGCGGCCAGCTTCGTCGGCCAGGGGCGCTCCTTCGCCCAGGTGAGCAGCTACGCCGAGGCTGGCATCCGCCGCTACCGCATCGAAGCTGTCCTGGACGAAGCCACCACCCAGGTGTGCCGCTTCCTCCACGGGAAGACATTCTCAGTGGGCGAGGCCCTCCAGCGCTTCGAGCGATTGGAGTCCCTTGAGCGCCCGGAGGATGTGAAGCAGGAGCTGCCCTGGGTGCGGGAGCGCCTCGACGCGGACACGGGGCGCGCCCTCCTCTACGTCAACCGAGGAGGCCAGGAGACGCGCCTGGCCGAGGTGCTCCGCTCCGCCGCCGGCACCCGCGACGACGTCGGTGAGTTCCGCTCGCTCGCGTCGGACAGGCAGCTCGCGGAAGCGGGCGTGGGCTTTCCGCCGTACCACGGGCTCTGCCGCACCACGACGCTCGCTGTCACTTAG
- a CDS encoding XkdF-like putative serine protease domain-containing protein yields MGNALTKALARARHVLESLQGGEPVEKTIWGSPAGKKRLAKRLVAMLPAHKTYVEPFAGSAAVLFEKAASEVEAINDADTEIADAYRLIQKLTPASFAKLKKLPWVGDEKTFKSLFDAKPQGDVERLHRFLYLTHFSYGKLRGRSFSPNGAGVAAKTLARIEQFAPRLKRVKVYGGDYEKVVRKYDGKDTVLFLDPPYPGYNVDVGEGDFDEERFYGVLKSLKGRWLMTYGIRGKLPGLLKDSGFLVKRIRTPRTIAAMRGVGGSSVLTQLLVSNYQPAAKALEGDGHFAVDDWQPEESPDTATFLATKPLLKGVEPDDERYVLGVVLEPETVDAQGDIYSAAEIRQAAHRFMEEFGGLGLMHQMRVNGHVKVLESYLAPVDFNLGEVPVRKGTWLLAVRVLSDELWGRVKDGQLTGFSIGGTARRLPEASPATEPPPSDTPAADSQPEAA; encoded by the coding sequence ATGGGTAACGCCCTCACGAAGGCCCTCGCCCGGGCCCGGCACGTCCTGGAATCCCTCCAGGGCGGTGAGCCGGTGGAGAAAACTATCTGGGGCAGCCCCGCGGGCAAGAAGCGCCTGGCGAAGCGGCTCGTGGCCATGCTGCCCGCGCACAAGACGTATGTGGAGCCCTTCGCCGGCAGCGCCGCCGTCCTCTTCGAGAAGGCTGCCTCGGAAGTCGAGGCCATCAACGACGCCGACACCGAAATCGCCGACGCCTACCGGCTCATCCAGAAGCTGACGCCCGCGAGCTTCGCCAAGCTGAAGAAGCTGCCGTGGGTGGGCGACGAGAAGACTTTCAAGAGTCTCTTCGACGCCAAACCCCAGGGTGACGTGGAGCGCCTGCACCGCTTCCTCTACCTGACGCACTTCTCCTACGGGAAGCTGCGCGGACGCAGCTTCAGCCCCAACGGCGCGGGCGTGGCGGCGAAGACGCTCGCCCGCATCGAGCAGTTCGCCCCACGCCTCAAGCGCGTGAAGGTGTACGGCGGCGACTACGAGAAGGTGGTCCGCAAGTACGACGGGAAGGACACCGTCCTCTTCTTGGACCCGCCCTACCCTGGCTACAACGTCGACGTCGGCGAGGGCGACTTCGACGAGGAGCGCTTCTACGGCGTCCTCAAGTCGCTCAAGGGCCGCTGGCTCATGACGTATGGCATCCGGGGCAAGCTGCCCGGGCTGCTGAAGGACTCCGGCTTCCTCGTGAAGCGCATTCGGACGCCTCGCACCATCGCCGCCATGCGCGGCGTGGGTGGCTCCTCCGTGCTGACGCAACTCCTCGTCTCCAACTACCAGCCCGCCGCGAAGGCGCTGGAGGGTGACGGCCACTTCGCGGTGGACGACTGGCAGCCGGAGGAGTCGCCCGATACCGCCACCTTCCTCGCGACGAAGCCGCTCCTCAAGGGCGTCGAGCCCGACGACGAGCGGTACGTCCTGGGCGTCGTCCTGGAGCCGGAGACGGTGGACGCGCAGGGCGACATCTACTCCGCCGCGGAGATTCGTCAGGCTGCGCACCGCTTCATGGAGGAGTTCGGCGGCCTGGGCCTCATGCACCAGATGCGCGTCAACGGGCACGTGAAGGTGCTGGAGAGCTACCTGGCGCCCGTCGACTTCAACCTGGGCGAGGTGCCGGTGCGCAAGGGCACCTGGCTGCTCGCCGTGCGCGTCCTCTCCGATGAGCTCTGGGGCCGGGTGAAGGACGGGCAACTGACGGGCTTCAGCATCGGCGGAACCGCGCGCCGGCTCCCCGAGGCCTCCCCCGCCACCGAGCCGCCCCCTTCCGACACACCTGCCGCTGACTCCCAGCCGGAGGCCGCATGA